A portion of the uncultured Draconibacterium sp. genome contains these proteins:
- the coxB gene encoding cytochrome c oxidase subunit II has protein sequence MYSSEITKASNFVQGVDTAFLVIMGISFLFLIGLTAVMIVFIIKYNKKKNPKATQIEGSTKLEIIWTVIPFLITMLMFYYGWAGWKPMQRAPKDAMEITAYGRMWNFSFEYDNGRRTDTLFLPKDQPVKLNLVAMDVLHSLYIPAFRVKQDMVPGMKDNFMWFEPQKVGTYELFCAEYCGLQHSYMYTYVEVMEDSAFQAWKSDTTNVAASAAEIDSPAATGKRIMQNIGCFACHTLDGTKLVGPSFKGIWGEEQTVQTGRETRQVTVDEEYIRRSIYDPNADVVDGFNKGLMVSYEGQLSDEDIDNIIEYLKTVK, from the coding sequence ATGTATAGCTCAGAAATAACCAAAGCCTCAAATTTTGTTCAGGGTGTAGACACTGCATTTCTTGTCATAATGGGCATATCGTTTTTGTTCCTTATCGGATTAACGGCGGTAATGATTGTGTTCATTATTAAATACAACAAGAAAAAGAATCCGAAAGCAACACAGATTGAAGGAAGTACCAAATTGGAAATCATTTGGACCGTTATTCCTTTTCTGATTACCATGCTGATGTTTTACTACGGCTGGGCAGGTTGGAAACCCATGCAACGTGCTCCAAAAGACGCGATGGAAATAACAGCCTACGGACGTATGTGGAACTTTAGTTTTGAGTACGATAACGGACGTCGAACCGATACACTTTTCTTGCCTAAAGATCAGCCTGTAAAATTAAACCTTGTAGCCATGGATGTGTTGCATAGCCTTTACATTCCGGCATTTCGTGTAAAGCAAGATATGGTGCCGGGCATGAAAGATAACTTCATGTGGTTTGAACCGCAAAAAGTTGGTACTTACGAACTGTTTTGTGCCGAATATTGCGGGTTACAGCACTCTTACATGTACACATATGTTGAAGTAATGGAAGATTCGGCTTTTCAGGCATGGAAAAGTGATACAACAAATGTGGCAGCATCGGCAGCAGAAATAGATTCACCGGCCGCAACGGGTAAACGAATTATGCAGAATATTGGCTGTTTTGCCTGTCATACGCTTGACGGAACAAAACTGGTTGGCCCAAGTTTTAAAGGTATTTGGGGCGAAGAACAAACAGTGCAAACCGGACGCGAGACACGTCAGGTTACGGTTGATGAGGAATACATCCGCCGATCGATTTACGATCCAAACGCTGATGTAGTTGACGGATTCAATAAAGGCTTAATGGTTTCGTACGAGGGACAACTCTCTGATGAAGATATTGACAATATTATTGAATACCTGAAAACGGTAAAGTAG
- a CDS encoding cytochrome C oxidase subunit IV family protein — translation MSEDKHHHIVPYRSYAIVLVALLALTFASIGITSIELGEYTVAAALLFAVVKSVLVLVYFMHLKYDKPYIKLMVAFVFAIFVVVIVITFLDYLYRV, via the coding sequence ATGTCTGAAGATAAACATCATCATATTGTTCCTTATCGCTCATACGCCATCGTTTTGGTGGCGCTACTGGCATTAACTTTTGCATCAATAGGAATAACATCAATTGAATTAGGCGAATATACAGTTGCTGCAGCTTTGCTGTTTGCAGTTGTAAAATCGGTTTTGGTGCTGGTATATTTTATGCACCTTAAATACGATAAACCGTACATTAAACTGATGGTGGCCTTTGTGTTTGCCATTTTTGTGGTTGTAATTGTGATAACCTTTTTAGATTACCTCTATAGAGTATAA
- a CDS encoding spondin domain-containing protein, giving the protein MKALRLTMVAALAVLFFTSCEKEEMMEMDDKGAMLPDAVPAKMYTITVENVSVPYDYFEAGAEFGVSGGDETPPAHPGETITVHFHAGPNHKLSFASMYGASNDWFYAPGDDGIELFPGGSPLEGDITGMVYLWDAGTEVDGSATDEEESNPIGMVSTTEENIQVLLDYEGESMFTLTINVLPGSATPLSPTAWVVHSMDQHPIFMEGELDYGMGLETLAETGNAAPLGEYLEMHSGYVSPVAPVLWAIHQKDEMPIFTNNTSDRGEGLELLAETGNPGDLAASLLDMGYQAGAFAVPDGQGSAGPLFPGDKYTFTIDAQPNQYLSIASMLGNSNDIFFAFGDTGIKLNFGNVEQDITDEVMLWDAGTEVNEYPGTKSMDEDEGGVVRLLNDGFTYPDVDEIIKVTIRKSK; this is encoded by the coding sequence ATGAAAGCATTACGATTAACAATGGTAGCAGCATTGGCTGTATTATTTTTTACAAGTTGTGAAAAAGAAGAGATGATGGAAATGGACGACAAAGGCGCGATGTTGCCCGATGCTGTTCCGGCAAAAATGTACACGATAACGGTTGAAAACGTTTCTGTACCTTACGATTATTTTGAGGCAGGAGCAGAATTTGGCGTAAGCGGTGGCGATGAAACTCCACCTGCTCATCCTGGTGAAACTATTACTGTTCACTTTCATGCCGGACCAAATCACAAATTATCTTTTGCCTCGATGTACGGCGCATCAAACGACTGGTTCTATGCGCCCGGCGATGACGGAATTGAACTCTTCCCCGGAGGCTCTCCTTTGGAAGGAGACATTACCGGCATGGTTTATTTGTGGGATGCGGGAACAGAAGTAGACGGATCCGCAACTGACGAAGAGGAAAGCAATCCGATTGGCATGGTTTCTACAACTGAAGAAAACATTCAGGTACTTCTTGATTATGAAGGAGAAAGCATGTTCACACTAACGATCAATGTTCTTCCCGGATCAGCAACACCTCTTTCACCAACTGCCTGGGTTGTTCATTCTATGGATCAGCACCCCATTTTTATGGAAGGCGAATTGGATTATGGAATGGGACTGGAAACTTTGGCTGAAACCGGAAATGCCGCTCCGCTGGGTGAATACCTTGAAATGCACAGTGGTTATGTATCGCCTGTAGCTCCGGTACTTTGGGCCATTCACCAAAAAGACGAAATGCCCATCTTCACCAACAACACATCTGACCGTGGCGAAGGGTTGGAGCTGTTGGCAGAGACAGGAAATCCGGGCGATTTGGCAGCCAGTCTGCTTGACATGGGTTATCAGGCCGGAGCATTCGCCGTTCCTGACGGGCAAGGTAGTGCAGGCCCGCTTTTCCCCGGCGACAAATACACGTTTACTATTGACGCCCAACCCAACCAGTACTTAAGCATTGCCAGTATGTTGGGAAATTCAAACGATATTTTCTTTGCATTTGGCGACACCGGTATTAAACTGAACTTTGGAAACGTCGAGCAAGACATTACTGACGAAGTAATGTTGTGGGATGCCGGAACAGAAGTGAATGAGTACCCGGGAACAAAATCGATGGATGAAGATGAAGGTGGTGTTGTTCGTTTGCTCAACGACGGTTTTACTTATCCTGACGTGGATGAAATTATTAAAGTAACAATCCGAAAAAGTAAATAA
- a CDS encoding 4Fe-4S dicluster domain-containing protein produces the protein MENKSRRNFVKKLGVSVGAAGLVGGSSILSSCNQVETASGDTIKLLTSSGELVEVDKAQLKPADMPNLSENQKRGREGLPNRKWVMVIDLSKCRNARECMKGCQKHHQLRPEQHHINVLQMQDAEHTAPYYMPKPCQHCDNPPCTKVCPVNATFKREDGIVLIDNERCIGCRFCIAACPYSARVFNWFEPRDAEKYEGVTYNIEANVPQKKGTISKCLFSADRLRDGKLPTCVSSCPNGVYWFGDQNEDAVTNGTTHETTSFSKLIKDNAAYTLMEELGTKPRVYYLPPKDRAFPFQGEIEEHHS, from the coding sequence ATGGAAAATAAATCACGCAGAAACTTCGTGAAAAAGCTGGGTGTATCGGTTGGTGCAGCCGGACTGGTTGGAGGTTCCAGTATTTTAAGTTCGTGTAACCAGGTTGAAACCGCATCGGGCGATACCATTAAATTGCTTACATCGAGCGGAGAACTTGTTGAGGTTGACAAAGCACAGCTTAAACCTGCTGACATGCCAAATCTTTCCGAAAATCAAAAACGCGGAAGAGAAGGTTTGCCAAACCGCAAATGGGTTATGGTAATCGATTTATCGAAATGCCGAAATGCACGCGAGTGTATGAAAGGCTGCCAGAAACACCACCAGTTGCGTCCGGAGCAACACCATATTAATGTATTGCAAATGCAGGATGCCGAGCACACTGCTCCGTATTATATGCCTAAACCATGCCAGCATTGCGATAACCCACCATGCACAAAAGTATGTCCGGTTAACGCAACTTTTAAGCGTGAAGACGGCATTGTTCTTATTGATAATGAACGTTGTATCGGTTGTCGTTTTTGTATTGCAGCTTGTCCTTACTCAGCCAGGGTATTCAACTGGTTTGAGCCACGCGATGCCGAAAAATACGAAGGTGTTACTTATAATATTGAAGCTAACGTTCCGCAGAAAAAAGGTACCATATCGAAATGTTTGTTTAGTGCCGACCGTTTGCGCGATGGGAAATTACCAACCTGCGTTTCGTCGTGCCCGAATGGAGTTTACTGGTTTGGCGACCAAAACGAAGATGCGGTAACAAACGGAACCACACACGAAACCACCAGTTTCAGCAAATTAATAAAAGACAATGCAGCTTATACATTAATGGAAGAATTGGGAACCAAACCTCGTGTTTATTATCTGCCACCAAAAGACAGGGCTTTCCCGTTTCAAGGCGAAATTGAAGAACACCACTCATAA
- a CDS encoding HAMP domain-containing sensor histidine kinase yields MMKTKIFNRLYLQVSAIFLLVLFMFTAIALYISVQSSAKYSVEVNQRLNRNLATSTVEVIQPLMKDEIASDEAIADIMHSMMVINPIVEVYLLDPDGKILNYVAPEKVVKLESVNLEPIKEFIADPDHSIIYGDDPRNPGEFKTFSAATITEDGELKGYIYIVLASQEYVSAAQTVIGSYILGLSIRSVIIILIISALVGLLAIWVITKKLNPIIDGIQEFKTGNLASRIEVESEGELDRIALVFNQMADTIEQNIRELEGVDNLRRELISNVSHDLRTPVASIQGYAETLILKEDNISDEERKKYHQIIFKSCGRLQRLVEELFELSKLETNQIELHTEPFSISELVYDIVNKYRILSQKKGINIDTVIAKNVPVVEADISLINRVLQNLIDNAMKFCREGDSIKIEIDTKEPEKVEVRVVDSGPGIKQEDLPNVFQRYFKGRNDEHGTGLGLAIVKKIIDLHHSQIRVQSQYGKGAKFIFDLPKAFSA; encoded by the coding sequence ATGATGAAAACAAAAATATTTAACCGCTTATACTTGCAAGTGTCAGCCATATTTTTGCTGGTGCTTTTTATGTTCACGGCTATTGCACTTTATATTTCGGTGCAATCGTCGGCCAAATATTCGGTGGAGGTTAACCAGCGATTAAACCGCAACCTGGCCACCAGCACTGTGGAAGTTATTCAACCGCTGATGAAAGACGAAATTGCCAGCGACGAAGCTATTGCCGACATTATGCACTCGATGATGGTAATTAATCCAATTGTTGAAGTTTATTTGCTCGATCCTGACGGGAAAATACTGAACTACGTAGCACCTGAAAAAGTTGTAAAACTCGAAAGTGTAAATCTGGAACCAATCAAAGAATTTATTGCCGATCCGGATCACAGTATTATTTATGGCGACGACCCTCGAAATCCGGGAGAGTTTAAAACATTCTCGGCCGCCACCATTACCGAAGACGGTGAATTAAAAGGATACATTTACATTGTTTTGGCCAGCCAGGAATATGTTTCGGCGGCGCAAACCGTAATCGGCAGTTATATTTTGGGTTTGTCCATCCGTTCGGTTATTATTATCCTCATTATTTCAGCATTGGTGGGCTTACTCGCCATTTGGGTTATCACCAAAAAATTAAACCCCATCATCGATGGAATTCAGGAGTTTAAAACGGGAAATCTGGCCTCAAGAATTGAAGTTGAGAGTGAAGGCGAATTGGATCGGATTGCTTTGGTTTTTAACCAGATGGCCGACACCATTGAGCAAAACATTCGCGAATTGGAGGGTGTGGATAATCTTCGCCGCGAGTTGATTAGTAATGTTTCGCACGATTTGCGTACGCCGGTCGCTTCAATTCAAGGCTATGCCGAAACGCTGATCCTGAAGGAGGATAACATTTCGGATGAAGAGCGGAAAAAATATCACCAGATTATATTCAAAAGTTGTGGCCGTTTGCAGCGATTGGTGGAGGAATTGTTCGAATTATCGAAACTGGAAACCAACCAGATCGAGCTGCACACGGAACCCTTCTCCATTTCAGAGCTGGTGTACGACATTGTAAATAAATACCGTATCCTATCGCAAAAAAAGGGAATAAATATCGATACAGTTATTGCGAAAAATGTTCCGGTGGTGGAGGCTGATATTTCGCTGATTAACCGGGTATTGCAAAACCTGATTGACAATGCGATGAAATTTTGCCGCGAAGGTGACAGCATTAAGATTGAGATTGATACCAAAGAGCCTGAAAAAGTGGAAGTTCGTGTTGTTGATTCAGGCCCGGGCATAAAACAGGAAGACCTACCCAATGTATTCCAGCGCTACTTTAAAGGCCGAAACGATGAGCACGGAACGGGTCTTGGACTGGCCATTGTTAAAAAGATCATCGATCTGCACCACTCACAAATCCGTGTGCAAAGTCAATACGGAAAAGGTGCCAAATTCATCTTCGATCTGCCAAAAGCATTTTCAGCTTAA
- a CDS encoding cytochrome c oxidase subunit 3 family protein — protein sequence MAEHQHAHVEHPDMYDPESSKIGMWLFIFTELLLFGGLFIVYSVYRYMNPDAFHLAAEELNTFIGAFNTVILLISSMTIAMSTTALQKGHKKVAIALVAITFIIGIGFLVNKYFEWGVKFSHGIWPGSEQMLNEMSQGEILFFGLYFVMTGLHALHIIVGLVIMGFAIRGVANGKVNAKRPSLLDNCGLYWHLVDLIWIFLFPLFYLIH from the coding sequence ATGGCTGAACATCAACACGCACATGTAGAGCACCCCGATATGTACGATCCTGAATCGTCGAAAATCGGAATGTGGTTGTTTATTTTTACAGAACTACTGTTGTTTGGCGGCCTGTTTATTGTTTATTCGGTTTATCGTTACATGAATCCGGATGCCTTTCATTTGGCGGCCGAAGAACTAAATACCTTTATTGGAGCGTTTAATACCGTTATTCTGTTGATTAGCAGTATGACGATTGCCATGTCGACAACAGCTTTGCAAAAAGGGCACAAAAAAGTGGCCATTGCACTGGTTGCGATAACATTCATAATTGGTATTGGCTTTTTGGTAAACAAATACTTCGAGTGGGGTGTAAAATTCTCGCACGGAATTTGGCCGGGATCGGAACAGATGCTGAACGAAATGAGCCAGGGAGAAATCCTGTTCTTTGGTTTATACTTTGTAATGACCGGATTACACGCGCTGCATATTATTGTTGGCCTAGTTATTATGGGATTTGCAATCAGAGGTGTTGCCAATGGAAAAGTAAATGCCAAACGCCCGTCGTTACTCGATAACTGCGGTTTGTATTGGCACCTTGTCGACCTGATCTGGATTTTCCTGTTTCCACTTTTTTATCTCATCCATTAA
- a CDS encoding DEAD/DEAH box helicase, which yields MTFEELGINYDLLDAIEYMGFKNATPIQEQAIPTILEGNDLIACAQTGTGKTAAFLLPILDLIADLPGGETSTLIIVPTRELAMQIDQQVQGIGYTMGIHSIALYGGGDGDEWGQQKRALTKGADIIIATPGKLISHLNLGYVKFDKIEFLILDEADRMLDIGFYEDITKIISYLPKERQTLMFSATMAPKIRKLASEILNNPKEINIAMSKPAEGVLQAAYLTYDKQKNDLVAHLISENPDYSSVIIFCSTKRVTNELARKLKKLGFDAEAISSDLEQRERENVLNGFRSRRIRILVATDVMSRGIDIKDINLVINYDVPGDAEDYVHRVGRTARADSTGVALTLVNEDDMYKFHRIEELIEREVFKIPLPEQFGEGPEWRTPSKKRRNKHGKFHKYKKGNSQHKHRKSYQQKKK from the coding sequence ATGACGTTTGAAGAACTTGGCATTAACTACGATTTGTTAGATGCCATAGAATACATGGGATTTAAAAACGCTACTCCTATTCAGGAACAAGCTATTCCCACCATCCTTGAAGGTAACGACCTGATTGCCTGTGCACAAACAGGAACAGGAAAAACCGCAGCTTTTTTGCTCCCGATTCTCGATTTAATTGCCGATTTACCCGGAGGTGAAACTTCAACATTGATTATTGTGCCAACGCGAGAGCTGGCCATGCAAATCGATCAGCAGGTGCAGGGAATCGGTTATACCATGGGAATTCATTCCATTGCTTTGTACGGAGGTGGAGACGGCGACGAATGGGGACAGCAAAAACGAGCACTTACAAAAGGTGCTGACATTATAATTGCCACTCCCGGGAAATTGATCTCACACCTGAATTTGGGTTATGTGAAATTTGATAAGATCGAGTTTCTGATTCTTGATGAGGCCGACCGGATGTTGGATATTGGTTTTTACGAAGATATTACGAAAATTATATCGTACCTGCCAAAAGAGCGACAAACGCTGATGTTTAGCGCAACAATGGCACCCAAAATACGGAAACTGGCATCGGAGATACTGAACAACCCGAAAGAGATTAACATTGCCATGTCGAAACCGGCAGAAGGTGTTTTGCAAGCTGCCTACCTTACTTACGACAAACAAAAAAACGACCTGGTTGCACACCTCATTTCGGAAAACCCGGATTACAGCAGTGTTATCATTTTTTGTTCTACCAAACGGGTAACCAACGAACTGGCCCGGAAATTAAAAAAGCTTGGTTTTGACGCCGAAGCAATTTCATCGGACCTGGAACAGCGCGAGCGCGAAAATGTGTTGAATGGATTTCGCTCAAGGCGGATTCGTATTTTGGTGGCTACAGATGTAATGAGCCGCGGTATCGATATTAAAGACATTAACCTGGTAATTAACTACGATGTGCCGGGTGATGCCGAAGATTATGTGCACCGCGTAGGACGTACAGCCCGTGCCGATTCAACAGGTGTAGCATTGACGCTGGTGAACGAAGACGATATGTACAAGTTTCACCGGATTGAGGAGTTGATTGAGCGCGAAGTGTTTAAAATTCCTCTACCCGAGCAGTTTGGAGAAGGACCGGAATGGAGAACGCCATCGAAAAAGAGAAGGAACAAACACGGAAAATTTCATAAATACAAAAAAGGAAATAGCCAACACAAACACCGCAAATCGTATCAGCAAAAAAAGAAATAA
- a CDS encoding cbb3-type cytochrome c oxidase subunit I, with the protein MHTTDAVNGANYLTYQGKYKGLLGWIFSTDHKRIGLLYLYSIATMFATGVLLGLAMKFELLAPGKTIMDAQTYNATFTVHGVIMIFMVVVPGLPAVFGNLMLPIMIGAKDVAFPKLNLLSWWLYLTGVVLVLCALLFGSGSPDTGWTFYAPYSFKTGTNLLPAVFGAFVLGFSSILTGLNFLVTIHRLRCPGMKWSKLPLFVWTLYGTAWIQLLATPVVGITLVLVALERVFGVGVFDPALGGDPVLYQHLFWIYSHPAVYIMILPAMGAISEIIPTFSQKHIFGYKAIIASTMAIAFVGYLVWGHHMFTAGMSGTAQYYFSLLTFIVAIPSAIKVFNWISTMYKGSINIQTPFYWAVSFIFVFMVGGLSGLVLGSLATDIYVHDTAFVVAHFHYIVFGGTGFAFFAAMHYWFPKIFGRMYDKAWANIGWLVFTIGFLALYSPMFYLGMMGMPRRYYDYLEEFHGGNILSTIGSWVLVTGFVIIVVNLVRSARKGKPAEVNPWHSKTLEWTVPSPPPVLNFDKEPVIGENDGPYNYK; encoded by the coding sequence ATGCATACAACAGATGCTGTTAATGGAGCAAACTACCTAACCTATCAGGGAAAATACAAAGGTTTGCTCGGTTGGATTTTTTCCACTGACCATAAACGAATTGGTCTTCTTTATTTGTATTCGATAGCTACCATGTTTGCAACAGGTGTTTTGCTGGGACTTGCCATGAAATTTGAATTGCTGGCACCCGGAAAAACAATTATGGATGCGCAAACTTACAATGCTACGTTTACTGTTCATGGAGTTATAATGATCTTCATGGTGGTTGTGCCCGGATTACCGGCAGTTTTTGGAAACCTGATGCTGCCTATAATGATTGGAGCAAAAGATGTTGCGTTTCCAAAACTAAACCTGCTATCGTGGTGGTTGTACTTAACCGGAGTAGTTTTGGTGCTTTGTGCGTTGTTGTTCGGATCGGGGTCTCCTGATACCGGCTGGACATTTTATGCACCTTATAGTTTTAAAACGGGAACAAATTTGCTGCCCGCTGTGTTTGGGGCATTTGTACTGGGATTTTCTTCCATTTTAACCGGTTTAAACTTTTTGGTGACCATTCACCGATTACGCTGCCCGGGAATGAAATGGTCCAAACTTCCTTTATTTGTTTGGACACTGTACGGAACAGCCTGGATTCAGTTACTGGCAACACCGGTTGTTGGAATTACCCTTGTATTAGTTGCGCTGGAAAGAGTGTTTGGAGTTGGTGTTTTTGACCCGGCTTTAGGCGGCGATCCTGTTTTGTATCAACACCTGTTCTGGATTTATTCGCACCCGGCAGTTTACATTATGATTCTGCCTGCTATGGGGGCCATTTCCGAGATTATTCCAACATTCTCGCAAAAACATATTTTCGGATATAAAGCAATTATAGCTTCCACAATGGCTATTGCATTTGTAGGTTACCTTGTTTGGGGGCACCACATGTTTACAGCCGGAATGAGCGGAACTGCACAATATTATTTTTCACTCCTCACATTTATTGTTGCCATACCAAGTGCAATAAAAGTTTTTAACTGGATATCGACGATGTATAAGGGATCGATCAATATCCAGACGCCCTTTTACTGGGCAGTGTCGTTTATTTTTGTGTTTATGGTTGGTGGTTTAAGTGGCCTGGTTTTAGGCTCGCTGGCAACCGATATTTATGTGCACGATACTGCCTTTGTTGTAGCCCACTTCCATTACATTGTTTTTGGCGGTACAGGTTTTGCCTTTTTTGCGGCAATGCACTACTGGTTCCCAAAAATATTTGGAAGAATGTATGATAAAGCCTGGGCCAATATTGGCTGGCTGGTTTTCACTATCGGTTTTCTGGCGTTGTATTCACCAATGTTCTATTTAGGAATGATGGGAATGCCCCGGCGTTATTACGATTACCTGGAAGAATTCCATGGCGGAAATATCCTGAGCACAATAGGCTCGTGGGTATTGGTAACCGGTTTTGTCATCATTGTTGTAAACCTGGTTCGTTCGGCACGAAAAGGAAAACCTGCAGAGGTGAATCCATGGCATAGTAAAACACTGGAATGGACAGTTCCATCGCCACCGCCTGTATTGAACTTCGATAAAGAACCGGTGATAGGAGAAAATGACGGACCTTATAACTATAAATAA
- a CDS encoding protoheme IX farnesyltransferase, with translation MKQQLKIIYELGKVRISLPIALSALTGYVLYTHSVDAQGWWLLFGVFFMACSSSVLNHWQERHTDAQMPRTKDRPLPSGKISPKNAFLVAFVFAFVGSIILLLSNPPMAAVLSWLTLFFYNGVYTPLKKVSAFAVIPGSMVGAIPPMIGWAGAGGSLTSEVILMVAAFFFIGQIPHFWLLLLMFGEQYKLAKMPSLNQLFSDVQIKRVTYTWILTTVASAFLVIFFVIGNKLIMFLLMFYIFYLLSSLTMAVFVQDEFKVRPSFYKLNFLYLFMMIFLIVDSLVHT, from the coding sequence ATGAAACAGCAGCTAAAAATAATATACGAATTAGGTAAAGTTCGAATTTCTTTGCCAATCGCATTATCGGCACTAACAGGTTATGTGTTGTATACTCATAGCGTTGATGCACAAGGTTGGTGGCTGTTATTTGGTGTATTTTTTATGGCGTGCAGTTCAAGTGTTCTAAATCATTGGCAAGAGCGCCATACTGATGCACAAATGCCACGCACAAAAGACCGCCCCTTGCCTTCGGGTAAAATTAGCCCCAAAAATGCTTTTTTGGTGGCTTTTGTATTTGCATTTGTCGGTTCAATAATTCTTCTGCTTAGTAATCCGCCAATGGCTGCAGTGTTAAGCTGGCTAACGCTTTTCTTTTATAACGGCGTTTATACACCTTTGAAAAAAGTTTCGGCTTTTGCGGTTATCCCGGGATCGATGGTGGGAGCGATTCCCCCTATGATAGGCTGGGCAGGAGCAGGTGGAAGTCTTACTTCGGAAGTTATACTAATGGTGGCAGCCTTCTTTTTTATTGGGCAAATTCCACATTTCTGGTTGTTGCTACTTATGTTTGGCGAGCAATATAAACTGGCAAAAATGCCAAGCCTTAATCAGCTGTTTTCCGATGTGCAGATAAAGCGGGTAACCTATACCTGGATACTAACAACTGTTGCCTCAGCTTTTCTGGTTATCTTTTTCGTAATCGGCAACAAGCTCATCATGTTTTTGCTGATGTTTTACATTTTTTACCTGCTTTCGTCGCTTACTATGGCCGTTTTTGTTCAGGACGAATTTAAAGTACGCCCCTCGTTCTACAAGCTCAACTTCCTTTACCTTTTTATGATGATCTTTTTAATTGTTGACAGTTTGGTTCATACATAG
- a CDS encoding SCO family protein: protein MKKTVYHITMLVVSTFLLFSNHSKAQSVINPAATDDDVEIGVVEHLDDYLPEKISLINEEGEKVWLADLIDKPTILNFVYYRCPGICSPLMEAVAGVMDKSDLVVGEDYQVLTISFDPGETIDLGIRKKKNYLNLMNNQEKVEEAKTGWKFFVSDSASIVRITNATGFKYKKTGNDFLHAASLIVVSPDQKITRYLNGLYFLPFEWKMAIVEASKGQSGPTVNKVLRFCYSYDPQGQTYVLNVTKVSGVIIIFFGLVLLLFLVLKPKKKVN, encoded by the coding sequence ATGAAAAAGACTGTATACCATATTACAATGTTGGTTGTAAGTACCTTTCTATTATTTAGCAACCATTCAAAAGCTCAAAGTGTAATTAATCCAGCTGCCACCGACGACGATGTTGAAATTGGAGTTGTAGAACATCTTGATGATTACCTCCCCGAAAAGATATCATTAATTAACGAAGAAGGCGAGAAAGTTTGGCTGGCCGATTTAATAGATAAGCCAACCATTTTGAATTTTGTGTATTATCGTTGTCCGGGAATTTGCAGCCCGCTAATGGAAGCAGTTGCCGGGGTGATGGATAAATCGGATTTGGTTGTTGGAGAAGATTACCAGGTGTTAACCATTAGTTTCGATCCGGGAGAAACAATCGATTTGGGTATCAGGAAAAAGAAGAATTACTTAAACCTGATGAACAACCAGGAAAAGGTGGAAGAAGCTAAAACAGGATGGAAATTTTTTGTTTCAGATAGTGCCAGTATTGTGCGGATTACAAATGCCACTGGATTTAAGTACAAAAAAACAGGTAACGACTTTTTGCATGCCGCATCGTTAATTGTTGTTAGTCCTGATCAGAAAATTACCCGCTATTTAAATGGCTTGTATTTTCTTCCGTTCGAATGGAAAATGGCCATTGTTGAAGCCTCGAAAGGCCAGTCGGGACCAACGGTGAACAAGGTGTTGCGATTCTGTTATTCCTACGATCCGCAAGGACAAACATATGTATTAAATGTAACTAAAGTTAGCGGAGTCATAATAATATTTTTCGGACTGGTTTTGCTGCTGTTCCTGGTATTAAAACCAAAGAAAAAAGTAAATTAA